Below is a window of Leifsonia sp. NPDC080035 DNA.
GCGGAAGTCGCGAGAGGTGGTGCGGATGGCGGAGTCCAGCGGCTCCAGGCGATCGGCGAGCACGTTGACCACACCCTCCTCGCTGCGCTCCAGGATGCCGCGGACGATCATCGCCGGCGCCTGCCTCGCCACCCGGCGGTAGCGGTTCCACACGCCGACCGGGCAGATCACGTTCACCAGTCCGGTCTCGTCCTCGAGGTTGAGGAAGGTGACCCCGGCGGCGGTCGCCGGACGCTGCCGGTGCGTCACGACCCCGCCCACCTCGATCCGCCTGCCGGACTCCGCGGTCGCCAGCGTCTCGGCCGCACGCACGCCGCGCGCGGTGAGCGAGGGCCGCAGGAAGCTGATCGGATGGTCGTCCGTGGAGACGCCGGTCGACCAGAGGTCGCTCGCCAGCTGCTCCGCCGGCGACAGCATCGGCAGCAGCGGCGGCTGCACCGAGATCGTGGTGCCCGCGAGGTACTCGGGCCGCTCCTGGGCGGCGTTGCCCGCCTCCCAGATCGCCTGGCGCGGGCTCAGCCCGAAGCTCTCGAACGCGCCGGCCGCGGCGAGCGCCTCCAGCTGCGCCGTGTTCATCCCGGTGCGCCGGGCGAGGTCGCCGAGATCGCGGTAGGGGCCGGTCGCGTCGCGCTCGGCGACGATGCGCTCCGCGAGCTTCTCGCCGATCGCGGTCACCCCGGCGAGCCCGAGCCGGACCGCGTGGCCGGCATCCCTGCGATGCACGGAGTTCTCGAGCGGGACCTCGCGCCGGAACGGCCCCGGCACCGGCTGGTCGTGCTCCAGGCACGCCGCAGACCCGGTCGGACCCGGCCGTGACGCGTCGATCGGCTCCAGCAGCGGGAACACCCCGGAGCGCTGGATGTCGGGCCTGTGCACCACGACGCCGTGCCGCCTGGCGTCCGCCGTCAGCGTCCGCGGCGAGTAGAAGCCCATCGGCTGCGCGCGCAGCAGCGCGGCCAGGAACGCGCCGGGGTAGTGCAGCTTCATCCACGAGCTCACGTAGACCAGCAGCGCGAAGCTGATCGCGTGGCTCTCCGCGAAGCCGAAGTTCGCGAACGCCTCGATCTTCTCGTAGATCGCGTCGGCGTCGTCCCCGGTGATGCCGTTGTCGGCCATCCCGTCGTACAGCTTCGCCTTCAGCGCGCCGATCCGCTCCACCCCGCGCTTGGAGCCCATCGCGCGGCGCAGCAGGTCGGCGTCCTCGGCCGTGCAGCCGCCGACGGCGACCGCCATCTGCATCAGCTGCTCCTGGAACAGCGGCACGCCCATCGTCCGCTCCAGCACCGGCACCAGCGCGGGGTGCAGGTAGGTGACCGGCTCCTTGCCGAGCTTGCGGCGGATGTACGGGTGCACCGCGCCGCCCTGGATCGGGCCCGGCCGGATCAGCGCGATCTCGATGACGAGGTCGTAGAAGCTGCGCGGCTGCAGCCGGGGGAGCGTGCCGATCTGCGCACGGCTCTCCACCTGGAACACGCCGATCGAGTCGGCGCGGCAGAGCATGTCGTACACGCCCTGCTCCTCCTTGGGGATGCGCTCCAGCGTCCACGACTCGCCGAGAGAGGCCTCGATGGTGCGCATGGCGTAGTCGAGCGCGGAGAGCATCCCGAGCCCGAGCAGGTCGAACTTGACCAGGCCCATCCACGCGCAGTCGTCCTTGTCCCACTGCAGCACGGTGCGGCCCGGCATCCTCGCGTGCTCGATCGGGCACACCTCGCCGACCGGGCGGTCGGTGAGCACCATGCCACCCGAGTGGATGCCGAGGTGTCGCGGGAACTTCAGCACCTGCTGGGCGAGGTCGACGACCGGCTCGGGGATGTCGTGGTCGTCCGTGGTGGTGACGCGGCTCCAGGAGTCGATCTGCTTGCTCCACGCGTCCTGCTGACCGGTGGAGTAGCCGAGCGCCTTCGCCATGTCGCGCACCGCGTTCTTCGGCCGGTAGGTGATGACGTTCGCGACCTGCGCCGCGTTGTTCCTGCCGTACTTGCGGTAGACGTACTGGATGACCTCCTCGCGCCGGTCGGAGTCGAAGTCGACGTCGATGTCCGGCTCCTCCTCGCGCATGCTGGAGAGGAAGCGCTCGAACGGAAGGTCGTACTTGATCGAGTCGACCGCGGTGATCCCGAGCAGGTAGACGACAGCAGAGTTCGCGGCGGAGCCGCGTCCCTGGCAGAGGATGCCCCGGCTGCGCGCGAACTGCACGATGTCGTGGACGATGAGGAAGTAGCCGGGGAAGTCCTTCGCCTCGATCACGTCGAGCTCCCGCTCGATGCGCTCCCGCTTGGCCGGGTTGCGCTCGAGGTCGGGATAGCGCTCCGCCGCGCCGCGCCAGGTGAGCTCGCGCAGCCAGCTCATCGGCGTGTGCCCCTCCGGGACCTCCTGCTTCGGCAGCTTCGGCCGGGCGCTGCGCAGCCGGAAGGAGAGGTCGTCCGCCACCTCCACGGTGCGCTCGACCGCGCCGGGGTAGCGCGCGAACCGCGCGGCCATCTCGCGGCCGCTGCGCAGGTGGGCGGACGCGGAGGCGGGCAGCCAGCCGTCCATCTCGTCGAGGCTGCGCCGGGCGCGCACCGCGGAGACCGCCGTCGCGAGCGGGTACTGCGCAGGCGAGGCGTAGTGGACGTTGTTGGTCGCGACCGTCGGCAGCCCGAGCCGCTGCGCGACGCGGGCGAGGATGTCGTTGTCGGTCGTGTCGCGCGGGTTGCCGTGGTCGATGAGCTCGACAAGCACATTGTCCGGGCCGAACAGCTCCGCGAGCCGGGCGACCTCGCGCTCGGCCGCCCGCTCGCCGCCGTTCGCCAGCGCCAGCCGCACGTCGCCCTTGCGGCAGCCGGTGAGCACCATCCACTCGCCGCCGGACTGCTCGGAGAGCTGCTCGAGGCTGTAGACCGGGCGGCCCTTCTCCTCGCCCGCCAGCTGACCGGCGGTGATCGCCGCCGCGAGCCGGTGGTAGCCGGACTGCCGCCTGGCCAGCAGCACCAGGTGACTGCCCTCCGGGTCGGCCTCGCCGTTCTGGGGGCGGCTGAGGCTGAGCGACAGCTCGGCGCCGAAGACCGTCTTCACACGGTCGTAGGCCTCGGCCGCCTCGGCGAGGTGCACGGCGCCGTAGAAGCCGTCGTGGTCGGTGATCGCCAGGCCGTGCAGCCGCAGCCGTGTCGCCTCCTCCAGCAGCTCCTCCGGCGAGCTCGCACCGTCGAGGAAACTGAAGCTGCTGTGCGCGTGCAGCTCGGCGTAGCCGACGTGGCCGTCGTCCGGCTCCTGGGGCATCGGCTGCGGAACGTACTTCTGCCGCTTGCGAGAGGACGGCCGCTCGTCCGGCTGCTCGCCGGTGCGGCGCCCCGAGAGCCGCCGCTCGAACTCCGCCCACGGGATCGGCGGGTTGTTCCAGCCCATCAGTCGTACCTCGCCTCGGCGAACCAGGCCGTGCCGCTGAGGGCGAGCAGCCACGCGGTCCCGTCGGCGTCGACGAGCTGGAAGCGGTGCATGGCGCGGGCGAGGGTGGCGTCCCACCATCGCTCCCGCACCGGCCACGGGCCGGCCCAGGAGTCGACGGGCCGGGCGCTCGCGGCCGTGCCGGTGGGGGAGAAGGCGGCGATCGGGGCGGTCACGTCGCCGCGGTCGGTGACCTCCACCGTCTCCCCGGACGCGTTCAGGACCGCGACCGGCCGCGGCACCTCGAACACCGTCGATGGCGCCGGGGCGGGCAGCGACCCCGGCCACGGTCGGTCGGCGCTCGGCACGCCGACCGGCCGGTCGCCCCAGGGCACCAGCACCTGCCGGTCGGCGAGTCCGCGGCCGCCGCCGATCGTCGCGGTGAGCACGGCGTCGTGCCCGATCATGCTCTGCACGCGGGTGAGGCCGTGGTGGATGCGCTCGTCCGCGCCGCCGCCCCACAGGCCGTCCTCGTGGTGACCGATGTCGTCCACCGCCTCCGGCGTCAGCGTCACCCGCGCGATCGGCGAGGCGAGCCCGCTGTCGGTCGGACCGGAACCCTGCAGCTGCCAGCGGACCCTGTCCACCACATCCGCCGCGGAGAACAGCCTCGGGTGCAGCCAGGTGCGCTCGCTCGTGCGCCCGGACTCGTCCGTCACCTCCACCCGCAGCGACGTGCACACCAGCCCGGCCTTGGTGAGCCCCGCCGTGAACTGCTCCGCGGTGCCGCGGACGGCGAAGGTCACCTGGTCGACGCGGTCGAGCGGGGGCTCGAACTCGATCGCCCGGTCCAGCTGCGCCGGCGGGGTGCGCGGGACGACCCCCGCGCTGTCCATCCCGCTCGCGAGGTCGTGCGCGTGCTCACCCCGCTCGCCGAAGCGCTCGCGCACATCCACCCGGCCGAGCGCGGCAAGGTCGCCGAGCGTGTGCAGTCCGAGCCGTCGCAGAAGGGGGGTGAGGTCGGCGAGCCCGAGCTGGGCGATCGGCTGCGGCGCGAGGAAGGCGGGGGAGCCGCCGGGAGGGATGA
It encodes the following:
- a CDS encoding DNA polymerase Y family protein is translated as MREVTRAIVLWCPDWPVIAARQHLELPEDIPLALVEKGVVFACSAAARADGVKRGLRMREAQARCPQLEVVPYDPVLDARAFDPVLAAIEEIAPGVQPMRPGTCVLRARGPARYYGGEEQAAAELLRCLDGFALTEARIGVADGPYAAEQAARSTGRDRVRIIPPGGSPAFLAPQPIAQLGLADLTPLLRRLGLHTLGDLAALGRVDVRERFGERGEHAHDLASGMDSAGVVPRTPPAQLDRAIEFEPPLDRVDQVTFAVRGTAEQFTAGLTKAGLVCTSLRVEVTDESGRTSERTWLHPRLFSAADVVDRVRWQLQGSGPTDSGLASPIARVTLTPEAVDDIGHHEDGLWGGGADERIHHGLTRVQSMIGHDAVLTATIGGGRGLADRQVLVPWGDRPVGVPSADRPWPGSLPAPAPSTVFEVPRPVAVLNASGETVEVTDRGDVTAPIAAFSPTGTAASARPVDSWAGPWPVRERWWDATLARAMHRFQLVDADGTAWLLALSGTAWFAEARYD
- a CDS encoding error-prone DNA polymerase; the protein is MGWNNPPIPWAEFERRLSGRRTGEQPDERPSSRKRQKYVPQPMPQEPDDGHVGYAELHAHSSFSFLDGASSPEELLEEATRLRLHGLAITDHDGFYGAVHLAEAAEAYDRVKTVFGAELSLSLSRPQNGEADPEGSHLVLLARRQSGYHRLAAAITAGQLAGEEKGRPVYSLEQLSEQSGGEWMVLTGCRKGDVRLALANGGERAAEREVARLAELFGPDNVLVELIDHGNPRDTTDNDILARVAQRLGLPTVATNNVHYASPAQYPLATAVSAVRARRSLDEMDGWLPASASAHLRSGREMAARFARYPGAVERTVEVADDLSFRLRSARPKLPKQEVPEGHTPMSWLRELTWRGAAERYPDLERNPAKRERIERELDVIEAKDFPGYFLIVHDIVQFARSRGILCQGRGSAANSAVVYLLGITAVDSIKYDLPFERFLSSMREEEPDIDVDFDSDRREEVIQYVYRKYGRNNAAQVANVITYRPKNAVRDMAKALGYSTGQQDAWSKQIDSWSRVTTTDDHDIPEPVVDLAQQVLKFPRHLGIHSGGMVLTDRPVGEVCPIEHARMPGRTVLQWDKDDCAWMGLVKFDLLGLGMLSALDYAMRTIEASLGESWTLERIPKEEQGVYDMLCRADSIGVFQVESRAQIGTLPRLQPRSFYDLVIEIALIRPGPIQGGAVHPYIRRKLGKEPVTYLHPALVPVLERTMGVPLFQEQLMQMAVAVGGCTAEDADLLRRAMGSKRGVERIGALKAKLYDGMADNGITGDDADAIYEKIEAFANFGFAESHAISFALLVYVSSWMKLHYPGAFLAALLRAQPMGFYSPRTLTADARRHGVVVHRPDIQRSGVFPLLEPIDASRPGPTGSAACLEHDQPVPGPFRREVPLENSVHRRDAGHAVRLGLAGVTAIGEKLAERIVAERDATGPYRDLGDLARRTGMNTAQLEALAAAGAFESFGLSPRQAIWEAGNAAQERPEYLAGTTISVQPPLLPMLSPAEQLASDLWSTGVSTDDHPISFLRPSLTARGVRAAETLATAESGRRIEVGGVVTHRQRPATAAGVTFLNLEDETGLVNVICPVGVWNRYRRVARQAPAMIVRGILERSEEGVVNVLADRLEPLDSAIRTTSRDFR